CGCGGCCCTCGCCGAACAGCGGGTCGGCGCCGCGCAGGACCTGGACTCCTTCGTGCTGCTGTGGCTCGGCGCGGGCGTCGGCGCGGCGGTGGTCCTGGACGGCCGGCTGCGGCGGGGCGCATCGGGCGGGGCGGGCGAGATCGGCTTCCTGCCGGTGCCGGGCACGGGCCGGCTGCCCTCCGCCACGGACTGCGGGGGCGGGTTCCACGCGCTGGTCGGCCGGGAGGCGGTGGCCGCGCTCGCGGCGGAGCACGGCTGGGCCGGGCCGGTGGAGGAGGCGGTCGCCGGCGCCGCGGGCGAGGCTTTCATCGAGGCCCTGGCGCAGCGGCTCGCCCTGGGCGCGGCGGCCGTCACGGCGGTCCTGGACCCGGGGTGCCTGGTCCTGGCGGGCGAACTCGGCCACGCGGGCGGCGCCGGCCTGGCGGCCGCGGTCGGCCGCCGGCTGGCCACGCTGACGCCGGTGCCGATGGAGGTCCGCGCCACTGCCCTGGGTGATCCGGCGGTCCTCGCGGGAGCGCGCCTGGCCGCCCGTGAAGCCGCCCAGGCGGACCTCTTCGCCCCCTGAGCCCCTGAGTCGCACCGGGCCGGACGGCGGTGTGCGTCACCCGACGGCAGCGCCGTCGCGCTCGTGCTCGCCCTACTGGTCGTCGAGGCCTTCGTCGCCATCGTCGCCTTCGTCAGCGTGCAGCATCCGCCAGATCTGGGTGCGGTGCAGTACGTAGAGCGCGGCGATCAGGAACACCACGTTCAGTCCCACGGCGAGCAGCCAGAAGACGGCCCCGCTCTCCAACTCGTTCGTCAGGTAGGCGAAGTTCATGCCGAAGAACCCCGTCAGGAAGCTCAGCGGCAGAAAGATCGTGGACACGATCGCGAGGCGGTTGATCACCCCGTTCTGGTCGCCGGACACCAAGGACGAGTAGGTGCCGAAGCCCCGCCGGGCGGCCTCCTGGAGGGACGTGATGTCGGTCAGTACCAGCCTGGAAGTGCGCTGGTACTCGCGGGCGAGCCGCTGGCGCTCCACCGGGAAGTTGCGGTTCAGCGCCCTTCGCGTCATGGTCTCCTCCGCCGACTGCTGGTAGGGGAGGAGCGTGTGGTGCAGGAGGGCCGCGGTCCGGCGCAGCCGCGCCAGGCGGTAGAGCTGCTCGGGCTGCCGCCGCCGGAACATCTCGTCCTCCAGGTCCTCCACCTCCAGAAGGCCCTGGACGGCGGACCGGCGATACGTCTCCAAGGCCTCGTCCAGCAGCAGGAACAGCATGGCAACGGAGTCGGGGGGCCTCTCGTGCGGGAGTCGGGCGGTGAGGCTCTCCACCAGTGCGGCCGGCCCGCGGTGCACCGTGACCAGGGCGCGCTCGGTGACCAGGGCGTGGATGTGAATGGCCTGGCCCCCTTCGAACGCGGGGACGACGAACGCGGCGCTGTCCCCGAGGAACTCGACCCGGGCCGGTTCCCCCTCCCGGCCGAGCCACTCCACGTCCTCGGCCTCCAGGCCGAGCAGGTGGGCGACCCGCTGCTCGCCGGGCGCGGTCTCCTCGGGCAGCTCCATGTCCACGAACAGGAAGCTGGATGTCGCGAGGCGCTCACGTGCCTCAGACACGTGGGTGCGCGTCATGATGCCCTCCGGCATGGACACCACCGATACGATCATCGCCCCTCACCGTGGATCACGCCGCGGATCATGAATTACGGTATATCCCATATTGTCCCTTATGGGTTTCAGGGAAACGCACTGACGACTCCCACGTGGCGCCCTCGGCCTCCAACCCGCCCTGCCTCGGCCCCAGGCTTCAGCCCCCGGCCTCAGCCTCCGGTCTTCGCTGCCCGAGCGGCCCTGGCCGTCAGGAAATCGGCGAAGGTGCCCTTGCCGACGGCGTGGGACGGGGTCAGGTTGCCGCCGCGGCAGAAGGCCGCGTACGCCTTCCCCGCCAGGGGCAGCGCGAACACCTTGCGCCGCCGCCCCGTCGCCGCCAGGTACGACCGGCCCAGCTCCACCAGGGTGTGGATCTCCGGACCGCCCATGCCCGTGACCCGGCCGGCGGGGGCGGGGTCGGCGAGTTCCGCCATCCGGTCGGCGACCTCCTCCACGGCGACCGGCTGCACCCTGACCCCCTTCGGCAGCGGCAGTGGCACCACCGGCACCTTCGCCAGCGCGTCCACCGCCATCGCCACCAGGTCGTGGAACTGCGTGGTCCGCAGGATCGTCACGCCCAGCCCCGACGCCTCCAGCATCCGCTCGACCCGGTACTTCACCGTGTAGTAGCCGAACGGGACCACATCCACCCCGACGATCGAGATGTAGAGGATGTTCGTGACCGTCCCGGCCCGCCGGGCCGCCTCGATCAGGTGCCCGGCGGCCACGTCGTCGCCGCCCCGCGGGGTGCTCGCGCAGTGCACGACCACCTGCGCGCCCGCCATCGCCGCGTCCAGCCCGCTGCCGTCCCGCAGATCGACCGGGTGGTCCTTCGCGTGCCGGCTCAGGACCCGTACGTCGTGGCCCGCCGCCCGCAGCCGGGTGACGACCAGCGCGCCGAGGTTTCCGGTGCCTCCGGTGACGAGGATCGTGCTCATGGTGTCCGTTTCCTTCCCTGAAGGGGTGCGTTCACCAGCTGAGACCGGACGGCCCTCAGGAATGTGACAGCTGCCGCCGAAGGAATTCCAGCTTCTCCGGATTCACCACGGTCCGCACTCCGCGGACCAGTCCGTCCTCGATCTCCATCTGCAGGACCGCCGCCCCGCCCACGATCAGCCCGGGTTCCCCGTTGACCTCCGCGAACGAGATCGGCAGGCCGGCCACGTACTTGCGCAGCGCGCCCACCAGGAAGCGCGCCACCTTGTCCGCGCCCAGGATCGGCCGCCGGGCCGCGCCCACGATGCCGCCGCCGTCCGACACGTACTGCACGTCGGCGGTCAGCAGGCCCTCCAGCCGGGCCAGGTCGCCGTCGCGCGCCGCCGTCAGGAACGTCTCCACCAGGCTCTGCCACTGGGCCGGATCCGGCGCGAAGCGGGGGCGCGGCCCGGCCGCCCGGCCCGCAGCCACCCGGCCCGCGGCCCGCCGGTAGAGCTGCCGGCAGTTGGCCTCGGTCAGGTCCAGGAGTCCCGCGATCTCCCGGTGGCCGTACGCGAACGCCTCGCGCAGCACGTACACCGCCCGCTCCACCGGCGTCAGCTGCTCCAGCAGCAGGAGCAGGGCCATGGAGACGCTGTCCCGCTGCTCCGCCGACTCCAGCGGGCCGAGCACCCCGTCCCCGGTGAGGACGGGCTCCGGGAGCCAGGGGCCCACGTACTCCTCGCGCCGGGCCCGCGCCGAGGTGAGCCGGTTCAGGCACAGGCGGGTGACGGCCTTGGCGAGCCAGGCCCCGGGGTGCTCGACGTCCTCGCGGTCGGCGGAGCTCCAGCGCAGCCAGGCGTCCTGGACGGTGTCCTCGGCCTCGGCGGCGGAGCCGAGCATGCGGTAGGCGATCCCGAACATCCGGGGCCGGTGCTCCTCGAAGTCCGCGCCGGGCGCGGCGTCCTGTGTGATCACCGCAGCAGCCTACGAGGAGGCCGTGACGGCACGTGCGAGGACCCGGTGGCCGCCGGGCCGCCGGGTCCTCACGCTCGTTCGGATACGGGCACCGACGCGGTGTCAGCAGGCGCCCTGGTCCTTCCAGACGCCCCAGTCGCCGGTGGTGCCGGGCTCCTCGTTCTGCGTCCACCACTGCGCCTTCCAGTTGTGGCCCTTGTGCGAGACGACGGTCCCGCCGTTGTAGACCGTGCCCGCGACGTACGCCGGGTTCGTGCAGGTTCCGCCCGGCGGCGTGGTCGGCGGCGTGGTCGGCGGCGTCGTCGGGGGAGTGGTCGGCGGGGTCGTGGGCGGGGTGGTCGGGGGCTGGGTGGTGCCCGGCTCCGTCACCGTCGTGCCGCGCGCCAGGTCGCCGGCGAGGGCGTAGGCGGTGCCGGAGATGTTCACCGTCCAGTTGGAGGGCGTGGACACCGGCAGGTA
The Streptomyces sp. NBC_01296 DNA segment above includes these coding regions:
- a CDS encoding magnesium transporter CorA family protein; translation: MSEARERLATSSFLFVDMELPEETAPGEQRVAHLLGLEAEDVEWLGREGEPARVEFLGDSAAFVVPAFEGGQAIHIHALVTERALVTVHRGPAALVESLTARLPHERPPDSVAMLFLLLDEALETYRRSAVQGLLEVEDLEDEMFRRRQPEQLYRLARLRRTAALLHHTLLPYQQSAEETMTRRALNRNFPVERQRLAREYQRTSRLVLTDITSLQEAARRGFGTYSSLVSGDQNGVINRLAIVSTIFLPLSFLTGFFGMNFAYLTNELESGAVFWLLAVGLNVVFLIAALYVLHRTQIWRMLHADEGDDGDEGLDDQ
- a CDS encoding SDR family oxidoreductase, with product MSTILVTGGTGNLGALVVTRLRAAGHDVRVLSRHAKDHPVDLRDGSGLDAAMAGAQVVVHCASTPRGGDDVAAGHLIEAARRAGTVTNILYISIVGVDVVPFGYYTVKYRVERMLEASGLGVTILRTTQFHDLVAMAVDALAKVPVVPLPLPKGVRVQPVAVEEVADRMAELADPAPAGRVTGMGGPEIHTLVELGRSYLAATGRRRKVFALPLAGKAYAAFCRGGNLTPSHAVGKGTFADFLTARAARAAKTGG
- a CDS encoding RNA polymerase sigma-70 factor — translated: MITQDAAPGADFEEHRPRMFGIAYRMLGSAAEAEDTVQDAWLRWSSADREDVEHPGAWLAKAVTRLCLNRLTSARARREEYVGPWLPEPVLTGDGVLGPLESAEQRDSVSMALLLLLEQLTPVERAVYVLREAFAYGHREIAGLLDLTEANCRQLYRRAAGRVAAGRAAGPRPRFAPDPAQWQSLVETFLTAARDGDLARLEGLLTADVQYVSDGGGIVGAARRPILGADKVARFLVGALRKYVAGLPISFAEVNGEPGLIVGGAAVLQMEIEDGLVRGVRTVVNPEKLEFLRRQLSHS